From the Ferrigenium kumadai genome, one window contains:
- the glgP gene encoding alpha-glucan family phosphorylase encodes MEKSTSYVLQVRPKVPARLARLEELANNLWYSWDRPTRALFARLHPGLWKATGQSPKAFLKRVDEQRLADAAEDQVFIANFNRVLADYDTYHAYRQPAGGSNWLHNGDLVAYFCAEFGFHESFPIYSGGLGILAGDHCKAASDLRLPFIGVGLLYRQGYFHQTIDGDGNQIATNSDSHFEDLPIIPAKRADGSEAYTVVDLPGRKLNLKIWQAKVGHITLYLLDTDLESNSPHDRDITHRLYGGDKVMRIEQEIVLGIGGVRALQELGLKPTVWHINEGHAAFLVVERIRQKIVNEGLDFDSSLECVAVNTIFTTHTPVPAGHDHFNEGMVQAYFEHYYPELKLSRDEFLALGRTKDSPDFNMTALALRGTRFHNGVSRIHGDVSANICGDMWPEIEHKENPMTYVTNGVHAPTFLATEWIEVLERHLGLEWSVRMNDVEFWEDVERIPDHLFWSVRQSLKAKMLNMVRERISAQHFRNHGSEAHLDRLLKYVNPENPNILTIGFARRFATYKRATMLFGDLDWLREILNDPERPAVFIFAGKAHPADIPGQDLIRRITQISKMPEFIGKILLVEGYDLALSRKLVSGVDVWLNNPLYPLEASGTSGMKAGINGTINLSVLDGWWGESYDGKNGWAIKPLSESLSEEARTREEMRTLYELLQDQVVPLYYEHSKMGFSQGWVKMAKHSMASIMPRFNSKRMVGEYLAKCYLPASQQHRLFKQNQYENSHAVAEWKARVRHAWTGVTLRRLDSERNEINYGEGLRFEVGIKLNGLKPGDVVVEMLLGLQTKRERLQQLRRYRFESTGTTTDAGEDVFALEIVPEQCGKLEYRIRAYPYHELQTHPFELGMMRWL; translated from the coding sequence ATGGAAAAAAGCACTTCCTATGTTTTGCAAGTCCGGCCCAAGGTTCCTGCCCGCTTGGCCCGCCTCGAAGAACTCGCCAACAATCTGTGGTACAGCTGGGATCGCCCGACCCGCGCGCTGTTTGCGCGCTTGCACCCCGGTCTGTGGAAGGCTACGGGACAAAGTCCGAAGGCGTTTTTGAAACGCGTGGACGAGCAGCGTTTAGCGGATGCGGCGGAAGATCAGGTGTTCATCGCCAATTTCAATCGCGTACTGGCGGATTACGACACCTACCATGCTTATCGCCAGCCGGCTGGCGGTTCGAACTGGCTGCACAATGGCGACCTGGTGGCTTACTTCTGTGCCGAATTCGGTTTCCATGAGAGCTTCCCGATCTACTCCGGTGGCTTGGGCATTCTGGCTGGCGACCATTGCAAGGCGGCGAGCGATCTGCGTTTGCCGTTCATCGGCGTCGGCCTGCTGTACCGCCAGGGTTATTTCCATCAGACCATCGACGGCGACGGCAACCAGATCGCCACCAACAGCGATTCCCATTTCGAGGATCTACCCATCATTCCGGCCAAACGCGCGGACGGCTCCGAGGCCTATACCGTGGTGGACCTGCCGGGGCGCAAGCTCAACCTCAAGATATGGCAGGCCAAGGTCGGGCACATCACGCTTTATCTGCTGGACACCGACCTGGAAAGCAACAGCCCGCATGACCGCGATATCACCCACCGCCTGTATGGCGGCGACAAGGTGATGCGCATCGAGCAGGAGATCGTGCTCGGCATCGGCGGCGTGCGTGCCCTGCAGGAGCTCGGCTTGAAGCCGACCGTGTGGCACATCAACGAGGGGCATGCGGCATTTCTGGTGGTGGAACGGATCCGCCAGAAGATCGTCAACGAAGGTCTGGATTTTGACTCCTCGCTCGAATGCGTAGCGGTCAACACCATCTTCACCACGCATACCCCGGTACCGGCCGGGCACGACCATTTCAACGAAGGCATGGTGCAGGCCTATTTCGAGCACTACTACCCGGAACTCAAGCTGAGCCGCGACGAATTCCTGGCGCTGGGGCGCACCAAGGATAGCCCGGACTTCAACATGACGGCGCTGGCCCTTCGCGGTACCCGTTTCCACAACGGCGTGTCGCGTATCCACGGCGATGTGTCAGCGAACATCTGCGGCGACATGTGGCCGGAGATCGAGCACAAGGAAAATCCGATGACTTACGTCACCAACGGCGTGCATGCGCCGACTTTCCTGGCGACGGAGTGGATCGAGGTGCTCGAGCGCCACCTCGGCCTGGAGTGGAGCGTGCGCATGAACGACGTGGAATTCTGGGAGGACGTCGAGCGCATCCCCGATCACCTGTTCTGGAGTGTGCGCCAGTCGTTGAAGGCAAAGATGCTGAACATGGTTCGCGAGCGCATCAGCGCGCAGCACTTCCGCAACCATGGTTCCGAGGCGCACCTGGACCGCCTGCTCAAGTACGTCAATCCGGAGAATCCCAATATTCTCACCATCGGCTTTGCGCGCCGCTTCGCCACCTACAAGCGCGCAACCATGCTGTTCGGCGACCTCGACTGGCTGCGCGAAATCCTCAACGACCCGGAACGCCCGGCGGTGTTCATCTTCGCAGGCAAGGCGCATCCGGCGGACATTCCGGGGCAGGATCTGATACGCCGCATCACCCAGATATCCAAGATGCCGGAGTTCATCGGCAAGATCCTGCTGGTGGAAGGGTACGACCTCGCGCTGTCGCGCAAGCTGGTCTCCGGCGTGGACGTGTGGCTGAACAATCCGCTGTATCCGCTGGAGGCGAGCGGCACTTCCGGCATGAAGGCGGGGATCAACGGCACCATCAACCTGTCTGTGCTGGACGGCTGGTGGGGCGAGAGCTACGACGGCAAGAACGGCTGGGCGATCAAGCCGCTGTCGGAATCGCTGAGCGAGGAGGCGCGCACGCGCGAAGAGATGCGCACCCTCTACGAATTGCTGCAGGACCAGGTCGTGCCGCTGTACTACGAGCACAGCAAGATGGGTTTCTCGCAGGGATGGGTGAAAATGGCCAAGCATTCGATGGCGTCCATCATGCCGCGCTTCAACTCCAAGCGCATGGTGGGCGAATATCTCGCCAAGTGTTACCTGCCGGCCAGCCAGCAGCATCGGCTGTTCAAACAGAACCAGTACGAAAATTCGCACGCCGTTGCCGAATGGAAAGCGCGAGTCCGCCATGCATGGACAGGCGTCACATTGCGCCGCCTGGACAGCGAACGCAATGAGATCAACTACGGCGAAGGCCTGCGTTTCGAAGTCGGCATCAAGCTCAACGGTCTGAAGCCCGGCGACGTGGTCGTGGAAATGCTGCTGGGCTTGCAAACCAAACGGGAACGGTTGCAGCAACTGCGCCGCTACCGTTTCGAATCCACCGGCACGACGACGGATGCGGGCGAGGACGTGTTCGCGCTGGAGATCGTGCCGGAACAGTGCGGAAAACTGGAATACCGCATCCGTGCCTATCCCTATCATGAGCTTCAGACCCATCCGTTCGAGTTGGGTATGATGCGCTGGCTGTAA
- the glk gene encoding glucokinase, translating into MQSTSVRVLSGDIGATKTRLAVVDISGAHLSIECEAIYSSRDYAGFDILLGEFLYGVERTDHAAFGIAGPVQGREARTTNLPWHIDADALQERFSFARCTLLNDLEATACGLPALGAEDLLTLQSGAPDACGNAAVIAAGTGLGEAGLYWDGEGHRPFATEGGHSSFSPSNEMDVALLRHLQQRYSHVSWERVVSGMGLVTLYEFLSLYRQATVPQWLAEQMESDDAAAAISQAALSGRDDICREALDWFVRLYGAEAGNLALKVMSRGGLYLGGGVAPKILPLLQEGGFLDAFLDKGRMRPLLEAMPVQVILNDRAALYGAALRAAAIEKPAL; encoded by the coding sequence ATGCAATCGACATCTGTCAGAGTATTGAGCGGTGACATCGGCGCTACCAAGACGCGTCTCGCTGTCGTCGATATCAGCGGCGCACATCTGAGCATCGAATGCGAAGCCATTTATTCGAGCCGCGATTACGCCGGTTTCGACATTCTCCTGGGCGAATTTCTTTATGGGGTCGAGAGGACTGACCATGCGGCATTCGGCATCGCCGGGCCGGTGCAGGGCAGGGAGGCAAGAACCACGAATCTGCCCTGGCACATCGATGCCGATGCCTTGCAGGAACGCTTCAGCTTTGCACGCTGCACTTTGCTCAACGATCTGGAAGCGACAGCCTGTGGGCTGCCTGCGCTCGGTGCGGAAGACCTGCTGACTCTGCAATCCGGCGCACCGGATGCCTGCGGCAATGCCGCCGTGATCGCGGCTGGAACGGGCTTGGGCGAAGCAGGCTTGTATTGGGACGGGGAGGGTCATCGGCCCTTCGCCACAGAAGGCGGGCACTCCAGCTTCAGCCCGTCCAACGAGATGGATGTCGCATTGTTGCGCCATCTTCAGCAGCGATACAGCCACGTCAGCTGGGAACGCGTGGTCTCCGGTATGGGCTTGGTCACTCTGTATGAATTTCTCTCACTCTATCGTCAAGCTACCGTGCCGCAATGGCTGGCCGAACAGATGGAAAGCGATGATGCGGCTGCGGCCATCTCGCAGGCGGCACTGTCCGGTCGCGACGACATCTGTCGTGAAGCGCTGGACTGGTTCGTGCGCCTGTATGGCGCGGAAGCAGGCAATCTCGCGCTCAAGGTGATGAGCCGCGGCGGCCTGTACCTGGGCGGGGGGGTCGCGCCGAAGATATTGCCGCTGTTGCAGGAGGGCGGGTTCCTCGATGCCTTCCTCGACAAAGGCCGGATGCGTCCGTTGCTGGAGGCCATGCCGGTGCAAGTGATCCTGAACGACCGCGCAGCGCTGTATGGGGCGGCCTTGAGGGCGGCGGCAATTGAAAAGCCTGCGCTATAA
- the pilV gene encoding type IV pilus modification protein PilV: protein MNSSRDVLFKQSGASMIEVLVTLIILLVGLLGLAGLMMQSQRSEMESYQRVQALVLLQDMVGRINANRTNVASYTITNIGDPADGQPAAADCAASATIAARDLCEWSNALKGASEQQAGLGSAGTLVGGRGCITYDAATSIAVISVAWQGLGDSAPPPASLSCGAGLYGSEAMRRVVSLPVRFATLTAP from the coding sequence ATGAACAGCTCCCGCGATGTCCTGTTCAAACAGTCCGGCGCCAGCATGATCGAAGTGCTGGTGACACTCATCATCCTGCTGGTGGGCTTGTTAGGGCTGGCCGGACTGATGATGCAATCCCAACGCTCCGAGATGGAGTCCTACCAACGTGTGCAGGCGCTTGTCCTGCTGCAGGACATGGTCGGGCGCATCAACGCCAACCGCACAAATGTCGCAAGTTACACAATCACGAACATAGGCGACCCGGCCGATGGGCAACCTGCCGCTGCCGATTGCGCAGCCAGTGCCACCATCGCTGCGCGCGACCTGTGCGAATGGAGCAATGCCCTGAAAGGTGCAAGCGAACAACAAGCGGGATTGGGCTCTGCCGGAACCCTGGTGGGGGGGCGGGGCTGCATTACTTACGATGCTGCCACCAGCATCGCTGTGATCAGCGTGGCCTGGCAAGGACTGGGAGACAGCGCCCCCCCTCCTGCCAGCCTGAGTTGCGGGGCGGGGCTGTATGGCAGCGAAGCCATGCGGCGCGTAGTGAGCCTGCCCGTAAGATTTGCCACTCTGACCGCGCCATGA
- a CDS encoding PilW family protein, translating to MMNFPHKLDNSSAPAPQSGFSLVELMVALTIGLILLAGITTLIVRQSSSRTELEKTSRQIENGRYAMEILRNDIKLAGYYGEYSPPLTTSYAVPADPCDITAANQGWDSGTQGVPVPVYGYTGAATTPSCVTNRLAGTSILVVRRTATPAIAAGGAVAGTTYLQVSRCNTDTSAFAFGTSGFNLKQKDCATLAPLHKYIVRLYYISSCSVCTGSADTVPTLKMVEFIDGAQTTIPLVEGIEDMQFDYGVAASSTSGSPATYTTTPTVDDWGNVMAIRVNLLVRNNDPTAGYTDTKTYALGGAGTVTPGGPYMRHVYSQVVRLVNPSGRRE from the coding sequence ATGATGAACTTCCCCCACAAACTGGATAACTCTTCTGCACCAGCGCCACAGTCTGGTTTTTCGCTGGTGGAACTGATGGTCGCGCTCACCATCGGACTGATCCTGCTGGCCGGGATCACGACTCTGATCGTACGGCAGAGCAGCTCGCGTACTGAACTGGAAAAAACCAGCCGGCAAATCGAGAACGGCCGTTATGCCATGGAGATATTGCGTAACGACATCAAACTCGCAGGATATTACGGTGAATACTCTCCCCCACTCACCACCTCCTACGCGGTGCCTGCCGATCCTTGTGACATCACTGCAGCCAACCAAGGCTGGGATTCCGGCACCCAAGGGGTTCCTGTGCCCGTCTATGGCTATACCGGGGCCGCCACAACTCCAAGCTGTGTAACCAATCGCCTGGCAGGAACATCGATTCTGGTCGTGCGGCGGACGGCTACACCCGCCATCGCTGCAGGTGGTGCCGTTGCGGGAACCACCTATCTCCAGGTATCCCGGTGCAATACGGATACCTCCGCATTCGCATTTGGAACGAGCGGGTTCAATTTGAAACAAAAAGACTGCGCCACCCTGGCCCCGTTGCACAAATACATCGTTCGTCTCTATTACATCAGCAGCTGCAGCGTTTGCACCGGCAGCGCAGACACCGTCCCCACCCTGAAAATGGTGGAATTCATCGATGGCGCCCAAACTACCATTCCGCTGGTAGAAGGCATCGAAGACATGCAATTCGATTACGGCGTCGCAGCATCGTCGACCAGCGGCTCTCCAGCCACCTATACCACGACTCCAACCGTTGACGACTGGGGGAATGTCATGGCGATCCGCGTCAATCTGCTGGTGCGAAACAACGACCCGACCGCCGGTTACACGGACACCAAAACCTACGCCTTGGGCGGAGCGGGGACGGTTACGCCAGGCGGGCCATACATGCGCCATGTCTACAGCCAGGTGGTGCGCCTCGTCAATCCCAGCGGGCGGAGGGAATAG
- a CDS encoding type IV pilin protein, whose protein sequence is MNMTCNETPASGRLQRGFTLIELMVTVAIIGILAAIAYPSYVQYTVKSNRAAAESFIMGVANKQEQYMLNARQYATTLASLGVAVPADVSRNYTITEPIPVTAIPPGYTITAVPTGNQAANDTKCGSISIDQAGTKGVSGTGTVAVCW, encoded by the coding sequence ATGAATATGACATGTAATGAAACTCCTGCAAGCGGGCGACTCCAGCGAGGTTTCACCTTGATCGAACTGATGGTCACTGTGGCCATCATTGGCATACTGGCTGCCATAGCCTATCCCTCCTATGTGCAATACACCGTCAAGTCGAATCGCGCCGCGGCCGAAAGCTTCATCATGGGCGTGGCCAACAAGCAGGAGCAATATATGCTGAATGCGCGCCAATATGCGACGACCCTGGCATCGCTTGGCGTTGCCGTTCCTGCAGATGTTTCCAGAAACTACACCATTACCGAGCCCATCCCCGTCACGGCCATCCCGCCCGGCTATACCATTACCGCTGTCCCGACTGGCAATCAGGCGGCCAACGACACCAAGTGTGGGAGTATCAGCATCGATCAGGCGGGAACAAAGGGTGTGAGCGGCACCGGCACTGTGGCGGTGTGCTGGTAA
- the glgA gene encoding glycogen synthase GlgA: MRVLFATSEVAPLIKTGGLADVSGALPAALRAIGVDVRVLVPGYTPVLAQMPQHTVVARFTGLPGFPAARLLSGETENDVPLLVLDCPELYQREGGPYQDIDGQDWPDNALRFGLLSKVAAILGSSASPLDWHPDLVHCNDWQTGLAPAYLRFAHGVPSVMTVHNLAFQGIFPPETLHELHLPPSCFGIDGVEYYGNLSFLKAGLFYADHLTTVSPNYAREIQQEPLGFGMQGLLSLRRDSLTGILNGIDMHEWDPAKDAYLAHQYSVAHMVGKTTNKEALQRRMGLNLGAEVPLLGVVSRFTHQKGLDLLLEIVPRLVGFPVQLAMLGTGDAQLQNTARELLLRYPGQIAVHIGFSEELSHMIEAGADMFVMPSRFEPCGLNQLYSQRYGTPPIVHATGGLVDSVVDASAQTLKDATASGFVFSGMSADNLFGAIRRAVELYREAPKWKALCKNCMGKDFSWQRSAEAYRDVYLKVLKQLP; encoded by the coding sequence ATGAGAGTTCTGTTCGCCACTTCCGAGGTTGCGCCGCTGATCAAGACCGGTGGCTTGGCGGACGTTAGCGGTGCTTTGCCCGCCGCGTTGCGCGCCATCGGCGTCGACGTGCGGGTGCTGGTGCCGGGCTATACGCCGGTGCTGGCGCAGATGCCGCAACACACGGTCGTCGCTAGATTCACCGGCTTGCCGGGTTTTCCCGCCGCGCGACTGCTGTCCGGCGAAACCGAGAACGACGTGCCGCTGCTGGTACTGGATTGCCCGGAGTTGTATCAGCGAGAAGGCGGCCCTTATCAGGATATCGACGGGCAAGACTGGCCGGACAACGCCCTGCGTTTCGGCCTGCTCTCCAAGGTCGCCGCCATATTGGGCAGCAGCGCATCGCCGCTGGACTGGCATCCCGACCTGGTGCATTGCAACGACTGGCAGACGGGGCTGGCACCGGCCTACCTGCGCTTTGCCCATGGCGTGCCCAGCGTGATGACCGTTCACAATTTGGCGTTTCAGGGCATCTTTCCTCCCGAGACACTGCACGAACTGCACTTGCCGCCATCCTGTTTCGGCATCGATGGCGTCGAGTATTACGGCAATCTGTCGTTTCTCAAGGCAGGCCTGTTCTATGCCGACCACCTGACCACCGTCAGCCCGAACTATGCGAGGGAGATCCAGCAGGAACCACTCGGCTTCGGCATGCAGGGATTGCTAAGTTTGCGCCGCGACAGCCTGACCGGCATCCTCAACGGCATCGACATGCACGAGTGGGATCCGGCAAAAGACGCCTATCTCGCCCACCAATACAGTGTCGCCCACATGGTCGGCAAGACCACGAACAAGGAAGCCCTGCAAAGAAGGATGGGCCTGAACCTCGGTGCGGAAGTTCCGTTGCTCGGCGTGGTCAGCCGGTTCACCCACCAGAAGGGGCTGGATCTGTTGCTAGAAATCGTCCCGCGGCTGGTCGGGTTCCCTGTGCAACTTGCCATGCTCGGCACGGGTGACGCGCAATTGCAGAACACCGCCCGTGAATTGTTGCTGCGCTATCCGGGACAGATCGCCGTGCACATCGGCTTTAGCGAAGAGCTCTCGCATATGATCGAGGCAGGGGCGGATATGTTCGTCATGCCATCTCGCTTCGAGCCCTGCGGCCTTAACCAGTTGTACAGCCAGCGCTACGGCACGCCGCCCATCGTCCACGCTACCGGCGGCTTGGTCGATTCGGTGGTGGATGCCAGTGCGCAGACACTGAAGGACGCCACCGCGAGCGGTTTTGTGTTCAGCGGCATGAGCGCTGATAACCTGTTTGGGGCAATTCGGCGTGCGGTGGAGTTGTACCGTGAAGCGCCGAAGTGGAAGGCGCTATGCAAGAATTGCATGGGTAAGGATTTTAGCTGGCAGCGCAGCGCCGAGGCCTACCGGGACGTCTATCTCAAGGTATTGAAGCAATTGCCTTAA
- a CDS encoding GspH/FimT family pseudopilin: MKPDSLFLYVAAQRARLPGFTLVELLVTIAVVAILASIATPSYRAFVAGQRIKTASFDIMSALTLARSEAIKRAAPVTVAPAGGAWTNGWSVTAPDGTILNQQSALSGLSITCKSGSPSSTVACPAGGLAYAGNGRLTAATAAEVPSFEIGSTSSTAVRCISIDLSGRPNSKVGACP, encoded by the coding sequence ATGAAGCCAGATTCCTTGTTCTTGTACGTTGCAGCGCAAAGGGCAAGATTGCCTGGCTTTACTCTGGTCGAGTTGCTCGTCACCATCGCCGTTGTCGCCATACTCGCATCGATTGCGACTCCTTCATACCGTGCGTTCGTGGCCGGACAGCGGATCAAGACAGCGTCATTCGATATCATGTCCGCACTGACCCTGGCTCGCAGCGAGGCAATCAAGCGTGCCGCCCCGGTAACGGTCGCCCCAGCAGGCGGCGCATGGACAAACGGCTGGTCAGTGACGGCGCCTGACGGCACCATCCTGAATCAACAAAGCGCGCTATCCGGCCTGTCCATCACCTGCAAGTCAGGCTCTCCCAGTTCTACCGTTGCCTGCCCGGCAGGCGGCCTCGCCTATGCAGGCAACGGACGTCTCACTGCTGCCACTGCCGCCGAGGTACCTTCCTTCGAGATCGGCAGCACTTCGAGCACTGCCGTGCGATGTATCAGCATCGACCTCAGCGGACGACCGAACAGCAAAGTGGGAGCCTGCCCATGA
- a CDS encoding TatD family hydrolase: MPFVDSHCHINFPDLAANLPDVLQRMQDNEVAAALCVSVNLADFPQVLALAEQHPNVYASVGVHPDYEGVEEPSVARLVELAAHPKVVAIGETGLDYFRLKGDLEWQRTRFRNHIRAARESGRPLIIHTREAAADTLRIMQEENAAEAGGVMHCFTETWEVAEAALAMGFHISFSGIVTFKNAKQIKEVAQRMPLERILIETDSPYLAPVPHRGKLNQPAYVKHVAEEIAALRGITLAEVGQRTTENFFRLFELEKNDEIFARGC, from the coding sequence ATGCCTTTCGTCGATTCCCACTGTCACATCAATTTCCCCGACCTGGCTGCAAACCTTCCCGATGTGCTGCAACGCATGCAGGACAACGAGGTAGCCGCCGCGCTGTGCGTCTCGGTCAACCTTGCCGATTTTCCGCAGGTGCTGGCGCTCGCAGAACAGCATCCGAATGTCTACGCCTCGGTCGGCGTGCATCCCGATTACGAAGGGGTAGAGGAGCCCAGCGTCGCGCGTCTGGTCGAGTTGGCCGCGCATCCCAAGGTCGTCGCCATCGGTGAGACCGGTCTGGATTACTTCCGCCTCAAGGGCGATCTGGAATGGCAGCGCACGCGTTTCCGCAACCATATCCGCGCCGCACGAGAGAGCGGCAGGCCGCTCATCATCCATACCCGCGAAGCGGCAGCGGATACCCTGCGCATCATGCAGGAAGAGAATGCCGCGGAAGCGGGCGGCGTGATGCATTGCTTCACCGAAACGTGGGAAGTGGCGGAGGCCGCATTGGCGATGGGCTTCCATATTTCATTCTCCGGCATCGTCACGTTCAAGAACGCAAAACAGATCAAAGAGGTCGCGCAGCGCATGCCGCTGGAGCGCATCCTGATCGAGACCGACTCCCCTTATCTGGCACCGGTGCCGCATCGCGGCAAGCTCAACCAGCCGGCTTACGTGAAGCATGTCGCCGAAGAGATCGCGGCGTTGCGCGGCATCACGCTTGCCGAAGTCGGGCAGCGTACCACCGAGAATTTTTTCAGATTGTTCGAGCTAGAAAAAAATGATGAAATTTTTGCGCGGGGATGTTGA
- a CDS encoding pilus assembly protein: MKSFTFTTTISPATPATGIITASIPSVTKNVTSLTRTGATATATVTAHGFSGNDTIVISGTPGTNESAYVGSFTISNVTANTFDYPITVTPATPAAGVGGATMTATRGGATPNRTSLIHWIRGEDNYGDETGPGGAVNIRPSVHGDVLHSRPTVLNYGGSTGVVVFYGDNGGVFHAINGNQTNPTGSTLPAPGSELWGFIPSEMLPKFNRLRTNSPQLNLPSTPPGILPPPAKKDYFVDGISGVYQLVNGSGTTLRAVLYLSMRRGGRLIYALDVTNPTAPTLLWKKDNTSTDMSELGQTWSQPKVAKVAGYANPVVIFGAGYDPNEDVDPPTVADTMGRGIFILDALTGAVVWKAIPQTIGSTTCSGTAMQASCLVEGMNYSIPSDITLMDKNADGFIDRLYTGDTGGNIWRVDLEPAGLSTPDNWRVHKLAALGCGSGPCSIPTSPAPRKFFFPPEVISTTTYDAVIAGTGDREHPLYVDVDSQKSNRVFFLKDMFTGNNATGMTPITSDTLFDATSATYNGSANGYKITLANGEKVVNAPLVTAGYVFFGTNQPTEPSTTSCTSSLGIAKGYRLQPLTAQYSHVVFAGGGLPPSPVSGVVEIRKPDGTTIRVPFLIGGGNPECVGSDCLSALGGQKPPISVSTHRIRTYWYLNNK; encoded by the coding sequence GTGAAGAGCTTCACCTTCACCACCACCATCTCGCCGGCCACCCCGGCCACCGGCATCATCACGGCCAGTATCCCATCAGTCACCAAGAACGTTACCAGCCTGACCCGGACAGGCGCTACCGCAACGGCCACGGTAACGGCGCATGGTTTTTCCGGCAACGACACGATCGTCATCAGCGGCACGCCGGGAACGAATGAGAGCGCTTATGTCGGCAGCTTCACCATCTCGAATGTGACGGCCAACACCTTCGATTACCCCATAACCGTTACACCAGCGACGCCAGCTGCCGGCGTTGGCGGTGCAACCATGACTGCCACTCGGGGAGGAGCCACGCCCAATCGAACCTCTCTGATCCACTGGATCCGCGGTGAAGACAACTATGGCGATGAGACCGGCCCCGGAGGCGCAGTCAACATCCGTCCCTCGGTGCACGGCGACGTGTTGCACTCCCGCCCCACTGTACTCAATTACGGCGGTTCGACAGGTGTAGTGGTGTTCTATGGCGATAACGGCGGCGTCTTCCATGCCATCAACGGCAATCAAACCAACCCGACTGGCAGCACCCTGCCTGCTCCGGGTAGCGAGTTGTGGGGCTTCATCCCGAGCGAGATGCTCCCCAAATTCAACCGACTGCGCACCAATAGCCCGCAGTTAAACCTGCCTTCGACACCGCCTGGAATCCTGCCTCCCCCGGCCAAAAAGGATTATTTCGTTGACGGGATCTCTGGGGTCTATCAGCTGGTGAATGGCAGTGGCACGACGCTTAGGGCTGTACTCTACCTGTCGATGCGCCGCGGCGGCAGACTCATCTATGCCCTGGACGTCACCAACCCGACCGCCCCCACCCTGTTGTGGAAAAAAGACAACACCTCAACCGACATGAGCGAACTCGGCCAGACCTGGTCTCAGCCCAAAGTGGCAAAGGTTGCCGGCTACGCCAATCCGGTGGTGATCTTCGGTGCAGGCTACGACCCCAATGAAGACGTCGACCCGCCGACCGTAGCGGATACCATGGGTCGAGGGATTTTCATTCTGGATGCTCTTACCGGCGCAGTGGTATGGAAAGCTATCCCGCAAACAATCGGCAGCACAACTTGCTCAGGAACCGCAATGCAAGCATCCTGCCTGGTTGAAGGCATGAATTACAGCATTCCCTCGGATATCACGTTGATGGATAAGAACGCCGATGGATTCATTGATCGGTTGTATACAGGCGACACCGGCGGAAATATCTGGCGCGTCGATCTTGAGCCAGCAGGACTCTCAACCCCGGACAACTGGCGCGTGCACAAACTTGCCGCCCTGGGGTGCGGCTCGGGGCCTTGCTCCATTCCCACCTCTCCCGCACCCCGCAAGTTTTTCTTTCCGCCCGAAGTGATCAGCACCACCACCTATGATGCCGTCATAGCTGGCACCGGGGATCGCGAACACCCGCTCTATGTCGATGTCGACAGCCAGAAGTCCAACCGGGTGTTTTTCCTGAAGGATATGTTTACCGGGAACAATGCCACGGGCATGACCCCGATTACCTCGGATACCCTGTTCGATGCCACGAGTGCGACTTACAATGGCAGCGCCAACGGCTACAAGATCACCCTCGCCAATGGCGAGAAAGTCGTCAATGCCCCGCTGGTGACCGCAGGCTATGTTTTCTTCGGTACCAACCAGCCCACTGAACCATCCACGACTTCGTGCACTTCATCCTTGGGTATCGCAAAAGGATACCGCCTCCAACCATTGACCGCCCAATACAGTCACGTTGTATTCGCCGGTGGCGGATTGCCCCCCTCGCCCGTATCCGGCGTGGTCGAGATCAGAAAACCCGATGGAACAACCATACGTGTCCCATTCCTGATCGGCGGCGGCAATCCGGAATGCGTCGGCTCGGACTGCCTGTCTGCCCTGGGTGGACAGAAGCCTCCGATCAGCGTTTCAACCCACCGGATCAGAACTTACTGGTATTTGAATAATAAATGA